In one window of Scyliorhinus canicula chromosome 17, sScyCan1.1, whole genome shotgun sequence DNA:
- the LOC119951570 gene encoding gastrula zinc finger protein xLCGF3.1-like, whose translation MEKPWKCEDCGKGFKGPYGLERHQRSHTGERPFTCSVCGMGFTAPYELARHQRSHTGERPFTCSQCEKGFTDIGSLRRHERVHTGERPFTCSQCEKGFTDIGSLRRHERVHTGERPFTCSQCEKGFTDIGNLRRHERVHTGERPFTCSDCGKGFTRLSHLQTHQRVHTGERPFTCAQCEKGFTDIGTLRRHERVHTGERPFTCSQCEKGFTDIGSLRRHERVHTEERPFICTVCDKGFTQLHHLQTHQRVHTGEKPFICSVCDKGFSRLSNLQTHQRVHTGEKPFICSVCDKGFSRLSNLQTHKRVHTREKPFICTD comes from the exons atggagaaaccatggaaatgtgaggattgtgggaagggattcaaaggTCCTTACGGACTGGAAaggcatcaacgcagtcacactggagagaggccgttcacctgttctgtgtgtgggatgggattcacagCCCCATACGAGCTGGCAaggcatcaacgcagtcacactggagagaggccgttcacctgctctcagtgtgaaaagggattcactgacattggcagcctgcggagacacgaacgagttcacactggggagaggcctttcacctgctctcagtgtgaaaagggattcactgacattggcagcctgcggagacacgaacgagttcacactggggagaggccgttcacctgctctcagtgtgaaaagggattcactgacattggcaacctgcggagacacgaacgagttcacactggggagcggccgttcacctgctctgactgtgggaagggattcactcggttatcccacctgcagacacaccagcgagttcacaccggggagaggcctttcacctgcgctcagtgtgaaaagggattcactgacattggcaccctgcggagacacgaacgagttcacactggagagaggccattcacctgctctcagtgtgaaaagggattcactgatATTGGCAGCCTGCGGAGACACGAACGAGTTCACACcgaggagaggccgttcatctgcactgtgtgtgataagggattcactcagttacaccacctgcagacacaccagcgagttcacaccggggagaagccgttcatctgttctgtgtgtgataagggattcagtcggttatccaacctgcagacacaccagcgagttcacaccggggagaagccgttcatctgttctgtgtgtgataagggattcagtcggttatccaacctgcagacacacaagCGAGTACACACCagggagaagccgttcatctgcact gactga